Genomic DNA from Paenibacillus borealis:
AAGCAATCCACAGCAAATTGCATAAATCATAGATGATTTCTCTCCCCGTCAACATAAGTTCTGCAGTGGGAGACGATGGCTTCCACGGCCTGACTGATATCCATATGGGTCGTATCCAGAAGAACAGCGTCTTCGGCACGGCGCAGCGGTGAAATCTCACGGCCCTCATCAAGACGGTCCCGCGCTGCAATATCATGTTCAAGCTGCTGGAGAGTCACTGTTTCCGTATCCTTCAGTTCCTTGTAACGACGGAGAGCACGCTCCTCCACACTTGCCGTCATGAAAATCTTCACTTCGGCATCCGGCAGCACGGTCGTACCGATATCCCGGCCATCCATTACGACTCCCTTGCGGAGCGCCATCTGGCGCTGCAATTGACTGAGTCTGGATCTGACACCCTCGATCTTCGAATACTGCGACACTTGGCCGCTGACCTGAAGACTCCGGATATGCGGGGTCATGTCTTCCCCATTAATCAACACTTTCTGCACGTCTTTCTCCGGAAGAAGATCAATATTCATGCCCTGGACGATCTGATCCACCAGTTCATGTTCCTCCGCAGATATGCCTTCACGAATCATATACCAGGTGATTGCCCGGTACATCGCACCCGTGTCCACATAAATGTAAGACAACTCCCGTGCTACCAATCGGGCTACAGTACTCTTGCCTGCCCCGGCAGGTCCGTCGATGGCGACGTTAATTCTGTCGTAAGTATGTGTCCCCTGCCTGTCCAACGGGGCATTCCTCCTCAAACACTCTCCGCAGGAAATATGCCTATCGGCATATCTCTCTAGGGACTTGCTGATATTATCAAGAAAAAAGCAGGCATTGCCTGCGACTTATAAAATTATACCACAGTTTATACCTCAGTGCAAAATGACCCGGAGGTTTTTACGGAGAAAAAAAGCTTATATTGATGCCTTTTTGGGATTCCTGCACAGTCCTATCAACGGTTACGGAAATCAAATTGGCGTTCAAAACAGTAACGGATTATTTTTTGGCGTTCCGAATCGGATATTGCCGAAAATTTTACCATAACCAGATTACGTCCGGTTTCCAGCTTCTTGATCCGCACAATCTCACCCTCGAAATTAACATGCTCCGTGCTGCCGTTGCGGTACGATACCAGCAGCCAGCAGGCAAGCTTATCTCCTACCTTCAGTGCAATTTTGGCATCGCTGAGAAACGAGGTTCCGCCGCCGCCGATATCCTCAGTCCGCACCAGAAAACGGCTGCCCAAGGAGTCCTTAACGGCAAGCTCCAGCTCGGCATTGACGCGGAAAAAGCTGCGGCGCTGGATTTTGAAGATGGATTCTACAGCAGGCTTGCGCAGCCGCACCATCCGGATGACCTCTTCCTTGAAGCCAATCACATGAGTATTGAAATAATTCTTAATTCCGCCTTCTGTAAGAAAATAAACAGACAGCTCATCACCGACAAACAATTTT
This window encodes:
- the cmk gene encoding (d)CMP kinase; protein product: MDRQGTHTYDRINVAIDGPAGAGKSTVARLVARELSYIYVDTGAMYRAITWYMIREGISAEEHELVDQIVQGMNIDLLPEKDVQKVLINGEDMTPHIRSLQVSGQVSQYSKIEGVRSRLSQLQRQMALRKGVVMDGRDIGTTVLPDAEVKIFMTASVEERALRRYKELKDTETVTLQQLEHDIAARDRLDEGREISPLRRAEDAVLLDTTHMDISQAVEAIVSHCRTYVDGERNHL
- a CDS encoding flagellar brake protein encodes the protein MYPKINEYLYLQVASSDAAESEIEYRARIADMEDETFLIEIPMQESNGRLKKLFVGDELSVYFLTEGGIKNYFNTHVIGFKEEVIRMVRLRKPAVESIFKIQRRSFFRVNAELELAVKDSLGSRFLVRTEDIGGGGTSFLSDAKIALKVGDKLACWLLVSYRNGSTEHVNFEGEIVRIKKLETGRNLVMVKFSAISDSERQKIIRYCFERQFDFRNR